DNA sequence from the Lycium barbarum isolate Lr01 chromosome 5, ASM1917538v2, whole genome shotgun sequence genome:
TTTAACTACATCGGGTGGATATTTGGTGAGAATTCTTTGCTTCTATGCAAGGATGGGTATTATTCGAGTTGAAGAATAGAGGGGGCATGCAGCAGCACTAGATCTGCTGCACTCTTGTTACACCAATTAGAAATGTTCTATTGTACACAAAGGAATATGAAGAAATTCCCCTTGCATTTGTTTCCTGAGTGAAACAGTGAGACATGGAGAGACAGGAAAAGTAGTCATATTCCCCTTCAGAGCTTACCTATCTGGTACACAAATGGGAGGAATCTTCTTGGCTGGTAGCTAAGTAAACACTATGATATAAAGAACAGAGGATGAAAGGATGCTTACCATCTCACATTAACTTTTAGCTGCCAACAAAATAGTACGAGAGGGAAATTTCTCTAATTTACACTAACAACCTGGACAATAAAAGAGAAAGTATCATGTTCTTGTCTATACAATCATTCGTTCATGTCTCATATTTTTGCACAATAACCCGCTATTGATGTGCAGGTCATTTGATGGAAAAGATCGAATCTGAGAATTGGCTGCACAGAGCTTTCAGTGTATTTCTTTTCAACTCAAAGTTTGAGCTTCTTCTTCAGGTATGTGGTATAAACAAATTGCAAGTGTTGCAGAGTAATGGATGTCAAACACCTCCTTTTGATTCTTTCCCTTTCAAATAATATTACAAATTGTAATTGAGACGGTTGTTAGTAGAATATTGATATTAAGACAAGCTATAAATAAGTAGTCATAAATCATCCAATGAGTTGTAGCTGAGATGCATCTTTGTAGCTTTTGAAGATTAAAACATTTAATATATGTTATTCTTGTGTTGGATGTGTAGCAACGATCTGCAACAAAGGTAACCTTTCCTTTGGTGTGGACTAACACGTGCTGCAGCCATCCTCTCTACCGAGAGTTTGAGCTTATCGAGGAGAATGCTCTTGGTATATTTTCTGTTTGAGCTGAAACTTTAACTTTTACCCTGGGTTCTCTTCTTCAATTCATTCTGGTGTTGTAATTTCAAATACTAGGTGTAAGAAATGCTGCACAAAGGAAGCTTCTTGATGAACTCGGTATTCCCGCTGAAGATGTCCCAGTTGACCAGTTCACACCATTGGGCCGTATGCTTTACAAGGCTCCGTCTGATGGAAAGTGGGGAGAGCATGAACGTAAGTAAATGACACATCTTTGTATTTGATGTTGGTGTGCTTAAAGCCTGTTTAACCAAGCTTTTAGGAAGataaaagtgcttattttaggaAGTTGGGGTGTTCGCCCAATTTTTTaggaaaaaaaagtgtttttgcgCTAGCAGAAGATGTTTTTCAGAAGTTGAAGAAGATAACTTTTCCCTAGAAAAACTTTTGAAACCTTGGTCAAGCACAAATTACTGCTCTAATATGgacaaaagtgtttttcaaattgattagccaaacataactgctactccccaaaagtacttCTTTTTAATAACACTTCTgacaaaaaatacttttcaaaataagtagatttcgaaagcttggccaaacaggctattagcaTCTGCAGGACTACTTTTGTTACTGGTATCAAACGTTTGGTGGTATGAAATCGTAGCAAATCCTTCTTTTGTAATTGCAGTCGATTATCTTCTGTTCATCGTTCGTGATGTCAATGTGAACCCAAACCCTGATGAAGTTGCCGATATCAAATACGTAAACCAAGAACAACTGAAAGAGCTATTGAGGAAAGCAGATGCTGGTGAAGAAGGTTTAAAGCTATCCCCTTGGTTCAGGCTTGTTGTTGATAACTTCTTGTACAAATGGTGGGATCATGTTGAGAAGGGGACTATCCAAGAAGCTGCTGATATGAAAACCATTCACAAGTTGACTTAAAAGCTACGTCgctcggattctccaaaaatattGCCCGAACTCTGTCCGATCTtgcaaaaatgcactacttttggaggatctgcACGCGTcggcatttttgaagagtccgagcaaacATAGCTGAAAAGGAGCTAGCCAACTGTTAACATGGTTGAACAAATACATTCCTATTCCTTTAGACAAATAAGTTTGGTG
Encoded proteins:
- the LOC132640059 gene encoding isopentenyl-diphosphate Delta-isomerase I, with the translated sequence MADANMDAVQRRLMFEDECILVDENDKVVGHESKYNCHLMEKIESENWLHRAFSVFLFNSKFELLLQQRSATKVTFPLVWTNTCCSHPLYREFELIEENALGVRNAAQRKLLDELGIPAEDVPVDQFTPLGRMLYKAPSDGKWGEHELDYLLFIVRDVNVNPNPDEVADIKYVNQEQLKELLRKADAGEEGLKLSPWFRLVVDNFLYKWWDHVEKGTIQEAADMKTIHKLT